One segment of Ricinus communis isolate WT05 ecotype wild-type chromosome 8, ASM1957865v1, whole genome shotgun sequence DNA contains the following:
- the LOC8284706 gene encoding LOW QUALITY PROTEIN: uncharacterized protein LOC8284706 (The sequence of the model RefSeq protein was modified relative to this genomic sequence to represent the inferred CDS: deleted 1 base in 1 codon) → MAESKPHSTASPSSEKDVHTAHHHKETHGTSDDIDESTPIDEVKGPGVLERVKEEIEALVGAILPKKDENHKHLPSNEMK, encoded by the exons ATGGCGGAATCAAAACCACACTCAACAGCCTCTCCATCGTCAG AGAAAGATGTTCATACTGCGCATCACCATAAAGAAACACATGGAACAAGTGATGACATTGATGAGAGCACCCCAATAGATGAAGTTAAAGGACCAGGTGTTCTTGAACGAGTCAAGGAAGAGATTGAGGCCCTTGTTGGAGCAATTCTTCCTAAGAAGGATGAGAATCACAAG CATCTTCCTAGCAATGAAATGAAGTAg
- the LOC8284705 gene encoding uncharacterized protein LOC8284705 isoform X1, whose product MEARLCCFLLALQIVVRFVPCTSRPFASNDGVGVNQPVTGQSPESLQVLLGSKFGFQMESKQGIKGKEEIVGATDEAYSKGLSKIGSSPPSCEHKCYGCTPCEAIQVPTTSKAHSHLVVNYANYEPEGWKCKCGPTFYSP is encoded by the exons ATGGAGGCAAGACtctgttgttttctattaGCACTGCAAATAGTAGTGAGATTTGTTCCCTGTACAAGCAGACCTTTTGCATCTAATGATGGTGTTGGTGTCAATCAACCAG TGACAGGTCAGAGTCCAGAGTCTCTGCAGGTTCTTTTGGGATCAAAGTTTGGCTTTCAGATGGAATCTAAACAA GGAATCAAAGGCAAGGAAGAAATAGTAGGAGCAACTGACGAAGCATACTCAAAAGGGTTGAGCAAAATAGGGTCAAGCCCACCAAGTTGTGAGCACAAGTGCTATGGTTGCACTCCATGTGAAGCAATTCAAGTGCCCACAACTAGCAAAGCTCACAGCCATTTGGTTGTCAATTATGCAAATTATGAGCCCGAGGGTTGGAAATGCAAGTGTGGCCCTACTTTCTACAGCCCATGA
- the LOC8284705 gene encoding polygalacturonase isoform X2: MEARLCCFLLALQIVVRFVPCTSRPFASNDGVGVNQPGQSPESLQVLLGSKFGFQMESKQGIKGKEEIVGATDEAYSKGLSKIGSSPPSCEHKCYGCTPCEAIQVPTTSKAHSHLVVNYANYEPEGWKCKCGPTFYSP, from the exons ATGGAGGCAAGACtctgttgttttctattaGCACTGCAAATAGTAGTGAGATTTGTTCCCTGTACAAGCAGACCTTTTGCATCTAATGATGGTGTTGGTGTCAATCAACCAG GTCAGAGTCCAGAGTCTCTGCAGGTTCTTTTGGGATCAAAGTTTGGCTTTCAGATGGAATCTAAACAA GGAATCAAAGGCAAGGAAGAAATAGTAGGAGCAACTGACGAAGCATACTCAAAAGGGTTGAGCAAAATAGGGTCAAGCCCACCAAGTTGTGAGCACAAGTGCTATGGTTGCACTCCATGTGAAGCAATTCAAGTGCCCACAACTAGCAAAGCTCACAGCCATTTGGTTGTCAATTATGCAAATTATGAGCCCGAGGGTTGGAAATGCAAGTGTGGCCCTACTTTCTACAGCCCATGA